GCCAGTTCTTGCCACCCGCGCCCAGCGTCTCGCGCTCCTCGATAAACGCGCGAAACGGCGCGACACCCGTACCCGGACCGACCATGATCACCGGCGCCTGGCCGTCGGCCGGCAACTTGAAGTTCTTGTTGCTATCGACGTAGACCGGAATCGTATCACCTTCAGCGAGCCGCTCGGCACAATGGCTGGACGCGACACCCTTGCGTGGCCGGCCGTGGGCTTCGTAACGCACGGCGGCGATGGTCAGATGTGCCTCGTCGGGATTGGCCTGCTGACTGGATGCGATCGAATAAAGTCGCGGCGGCAGCTTGCGCAGCATGCCGGTGAATTCGTCGGCGCTGATAGATTCAATCGGAAACTGCAGCGCCAGATCGATGATGTCGCGGCCATGGATGTATGCCGTCAGAGCCTTCTTGTTGCCGTCGTCCAGCAGCTTCAATAGTTTCTCGGACTGGCTCCGCGCGGCGTACCGGACGAGAAACGGCCGGGTCAGAATGGCGATCTCGTAGGCGTGACTCAGCGCGTTTGTTAAGCTCATCTCGCCTTCGAAAGTCGCCACCGTTTCGTTGCCGTAGAGCTTCAACGTATCGATCAGCTCGGCCACGAACTCCGGGCTGTTGCTGGGCATCACCCCAAGCGAATCGCCGGGCTCGAACACCAGGCCGGAGCCCTCCAGCGACAGCTCCACGTGGCGGGTTTCCTTGGCGGAACCGCGCCCGTTAAGCACCAGATTCTCGAGCACCGCGGCCGGAAACGGGTTCTTCTTGGTGTAAAGCGACGCGATTTTTGCACCCGGCGCCGCGGCTTGCTGGACAGCAACGCCCGCGACGGCGCCCTGCGGCGCTTGCAGAAATTCGGCGAATCCTTCCAGCGCGCCTTCGATCCAGGCTTCCGCCGTCTCTTCGTAATCCACGTCGCAGTCACCGCGCGCGTAGACGCGCTGCGCACCCAGCGCCTCAAGCCCCTTATCGAAATCCTGTCCGGTCTGGCAGAAATTCTCGTAACTGGTGTCACCCAGCGCCAGTACCGAGTAACGCAGGTTTTTGAGCTCAGGCGCTTTTTTACTCAGCAGAAAAGCGTGCAGTTCCTCCGCGTTGTCCGGCGGATCGCCTTCGCCGTGTGTGCTGACCACCAGCAACAGGTTCTGCTCGTTTTTCAGCTGGTTCTTTTTGTAATCGCCCATGTCCTTGACACTGGCGCTGAATCCCCGCGCGATAGCCTTGTCATATATTTGACGGGCGATGGTTTCGCCATTGCCGGTCTGCGAGCCATAAAGAATCGTCAGGCGTGGCTGCCCGCCAGTCTGCGGTGCTTGTGCCGTCTGCGCCTGGGGCACACCCTGACCGGCCCAGTTTATGCCCGCCAGGAAACCGCTCACCCAGGTGACCTGTTGCGGCGACAGGCTTTGCACCAGGCGGTTGAGCTGGTCCGCCTGCTCTTCGGTGAGCGGCGTGCTGTGCTCGCTTAGAGAAATCAACTGCATGGGCGGGATAAAGTTTTGGCAATGGTGTGGAGCGTGTTCAGCCGCCATACCATACCGGCATGTCAGCAATGGCGAAAAGAACCAATCGCTATAGTTATATAACGAAAGCGTCTTAACCCGGCGAAGTCATCATGGGCGCGCTTGATTATAATTTTTTTATCCAGCTCATCATATCTTTTGATGGCAACCCCCTGATTAATTTTTGTGCACGATTGATTTAAGCGCACAGAGCGCGGCTCAGGCGTGATTGTTGGCCTCTGACCCTCAAGTTATCCACAGGTTCTGGAACGGGTTTCCACGAGTTTATACACACTATCTTGTGTTGACGCGAAACGAAACCACATCTTATAGTGGTACACGCGTTGTGATAACGATTTCACACACAAGCGGCGCGCAACCACGATCCCGCACGCGACTGAGGAAATTCAGATGCTATTCGAGCTTTCCACCGCCCCACGCACAAACACGCGACCCAACGGCAAACCCGCTGTGGCCGCCGAGATCGCCGCGGCCGCACCAGGACGCTATCGCGTGATCCGGCGCAACGGCAAGGTCACCGAGTTCGACAGGGACAAGATCAAGATCGCGGTCACCAAAGCGTTTCTCGCCGTGGAGGGCGGCAATGCCGCCGCCTCCGGACGCATCCGCGAGGCCGTGGATCGCCTGACCGAACGCGTAACCGGCGCGCTGGCGCGCAACCTGCCGGACGGCGGCATCTTTCACATCGAGGACATTCAGGACCAGGTTGAACTGGCGCTGATGCGCGGCGAACATTACAAAGTCGCGCGCGCTTATGTGCTGTATCGCGAAGAGCACGCCAGGGCGCGCGCCGCGCACAAAGTCAGGGCCCGGAAAGCAAACGCGCAGCCGGCGCTTAAAGTCACGTTGCCCGACGGCAGCTTAAAGCCGCTGGATATTGAACGGCTGCACAGGGTCGTGAACGAGGCATGCCGCGGTACGGCGGATGTCGATCCCAAACCGATAATTGCCGAGACCGTGCGGAATCTCTACGAAGGCGTGCACGAGCACGAAGTCGGCACCGCGCTGACTCTGGCCGCGCGCACCCTGATCGAGAAAGAACCGAACTACACCTATGTCTCGGCGCGCCTGCTGCTGGACAATCTGCGTCGCGAGGCGTTGTCGTTTCTGGCCGCCGGACATCGTGAGGCGACTTTCGAGGAGATGCGTGGGCTTTACCCGCGGTATTTTGGGGAGTACGTCGCGCGCGCCGCCGAACTGGAGCTTCTGGACGCTAAACTCGCGACCGAATACGACCTCGATAAACTGGGCGCGGCGCTCAAGCCCGAGCGCGACCACCAGTTCACCTACCTCGGCCTGCAAACCTTGTACGACCGCTATTTTCTGCATGCCGGCGGCACGCATTTCGAGCTGCCGCAGGCGTTCTTCATGCGTGTCGCCATGGGTCTGGCGATCAATGAGATCGACCGCGAGGCGCGCGCGGTAGAATTTTATAATCTGCTGTCGTCGTTCGACCTCATGAGTTCCACGCCCACCCTGTTCAACGCCGGCACCTTGCGGCCGCAGTTGTCCAGTTGTTACCTGACCACGGTGCCGGATGATCTCTACGGCATCTTCGAATCCATTCAGGACGATGCGATGCTCTCCAAGTTCGCCGGCGGTTTGGGCAACGACTGGACGCGGGTGCGCGCGATGGGCTCGCACATCAAGGGCACTAACGGCAAGTCGCAGGGCATCGTGCCGTTTCTTAAAGTGGCCAACGACACCGCGGTAGCGGTCAACCAGGGCGGCAAGCGCAAAGGCGCGATGTGCGCCTATCTCGAAACCTGGCATCTGGATATCGAGGAGTTCATCCAGCTGCGCAAGAACACGGGTGACGAGCGCCGGCGCACCCACGACATGAACACCGCCAACTGGATTCCGGATCTGTTCTTAAAGCGCGTTATCGAAGACGGGCAGTGGACCTTGTTCTCCCCCAACGAGACCGCGGACCTGCATGATTTGTACGGTCGCGCATTCGAGCAGCGTTACGCCGAATACGAAGCACAGGCCGCGCGCGGCGAGATTAGGAACTTTAAGCAGCTCAACGCCCTCGATCTGTGGCGCAAGATGCTGAGCATGGTGTACGAGACCGGCCATCCGTGGATGACCTTCAAGGACCCGTGTAATTTGCGCTCGCCGCAAGGCCACACCGGCGTGGTGCATTGCTCTAATCTGTGCACCGAGATCACCCTGAACACTTCGGACGACGAGATCGCGGTGTGCAATCTGGCCTCGGTCAACCTCGCCGCGCACGTGGACAACCAGGGCCTGGATCATAAAAAGATGGAGCGTACCGTCGCCACCGCCATGCGCATGCTGGACAACGTGATCGACTACAACTATTACAGCGTCGGCAAGGCGCGCGCCGCGAATCTGCGTCATCGTCCGGTAGGTCTAGGGATCATGGGATTTCAGGACGCGCTGTACAAGCTGCGCATTCCGTACGCGAGTGACGCCGCGGTGGAAATCGCCGATCGCTCCATGGAAGCGATCAGCTACTACGCCATCAAGGCGTCCACCGACCTGGCCTGCGAGCGCGGCGCGTATTCGAGTTTCAGCGGTTCACTGTGGAGTCAGGGTGTGCTGCCGATCGATTCTATAGCGCGGCTCGAGCGGGAACGCGCCGGCTATCTGGAGATGGATCGCTCCAGCACGCTGGACTGGGACACCTTACGCGAGCGCGTGAAAACCGTCGGCATGCGCAATTCCAACACCATGGCGATCGCGCCCACGGCGACCATTTCCAACATCTGCGGCGTCACGCAGAGCATCGAACCCACGTATCAGAACCTGTTCGTCAAATCAAACCTGTCGGGCGAGTTCACCTGCATCAATCCTTTTCTGGTCAATGATCTCAAACAGCGTGGTCTGTGGGACGAGGTGATGGTCAACGACCTCAAATACTACGATGGCAGCGTGCAGGCCATCGACCGCGTGCCCGCCGAACTCAAGGCGCTGTACGCGACGGCTTTCGAGGTCGATCCAGAATTTCTGGTGGAAGCCGGGTCACGCAGGCAAAAGTGGATCGACCAGGCGCAGTCGTTGAATCTGTATATGGCGCAGCCCTCCGGCAAGAAGATCGACAATCTTTATCGGCTGGCCTGGACGCGCGGCCTGAAAACGACGTATTACCTGCGCTCGCTGGGCGCTACGCACGTTGAGAAAAGCACCATGAGCGACGGGCGCGCCAGCAAGCTGAACGCGGTGCCAACCAACGGAGCGGGCAACCAGGACGAACCGCAGGCCTGCGCGATCGACGATCCCGATTGCGAAGCTTGCCAGTAGCGCCGCATTCTAAAACGTATCAACTGTCACGCGCGGAGACGATGCCAACAATGCCTTCGCGGCCTCGCGCGCCGCTGGCTTTCGCGCCGCGCAAACCGCGGTCGAAATCATGATGCGGACACCTTAATGCCGAGAAATAGAGACGGAGACTGGAAATGCTGAACTGGGACGAACCGACCGGCGAACGTCATGACTATGACGCCAATGCGTCGCGCGGAAACAATCGCACGCCTGCCGAATTAAATTCCTATTCGCTGTCCGCAGGTCTTGCGGCCTCGCCTCCGGCGCACGTCGAGATCGCGGTCGACGATCACGGCGCGACCGGCCTGGAAGAAGTGGAGATGGGCGCCGGGCGCATCCGCGTGGACGACAAGAGAATCATCAACTGCCGCGCCGACCTGAATCAGCTGGTGCCATTCAAATACAAATGGGCCTGGCAGAAATACCTGGACGGCTGCGCCAATCACTGGATGCCACAGGAAATCAACATGAACGCGGACATCGCGCTGTGGAGATCATCCGGCGGATTGAGCAACGATGAGCGTCTGATTCTCAAGCGCTCACTGGGCTTTTTCGCCAGCGCCGAATCCTTGATCGCCAACAACCTCGTGCTGGCTGTTTATCGTCACATCACCAATCCAGAGTGCCGCCAGTACCTGTTGCGGCAGGCGTTCGAGGAGGCCGTGCACACGCACTGTTTCCAGTACATCGTAGAATCGCTTGGTTTGGACGAAAAAGAAATCTTCAACATGTACCGCGAGATTCCCGCGGTGCACGAGAAGGCCGCCTGGGCGCTGCCTTATACGCAATCTTTAGGCGATCCGCAGTTCCACACCGGCACGGCGGAGACCGATCAAAGATTACTGCGCGATCTGATCGCGTTCTACGTGATTTTTGAAGGCATCTTCTTCTACGGCGGCTTCATGCAGTTTCTCTCCTTCGGCCGGCGTAACAAAATGACCGGCACCGCCGAGCAGGTGCAGTACATCCTGCGCGACGAATCCATGCATCTTAATTTTGGCATCGATCTCATCAACCAGATCAAGATCGAGAATCCGCATCTGTGGAGCGAAAGTTTCAAGGCTGAAGCGCAAAAGATGATTCGCGAGGCCGCCCAACTCGAAATCCGCTATACGCAGGACAGCATGCCGCACGGCGTGCTGGGCTTGAACGCCGGCATGGTCAACGAATACCTGCACTTCATCGCCAACCGCCGCTGCGCGCAAATTGGCTTGTCCGAACTCTGGCCCGGCACGGAAAATCCGTTCCCGTGGATGAGCGAGATGGTGGATTTGAACAAGGAGAAAAACTTCTTCGAGACGCGCGTGACCGAGTATCAGACTGGCGGGACGTTGAGTTGGGATTAGGTTCGAAAGAGACTGGTGCGTTAGGCCTGAGACAAAACTAAATGGCTCAAGCGCAAGCTAATCAACAATCGAAAGTCCTCGTGATCGTGCGCGGCGGCGTCGCTGAGGTATACGCTGAGCCTGGAACCGATGTGTGTCTGGTCGATTATTATTGCAACAGCTGTGCGCATGACTTTGAACTAAAAAGCAAGAAAGGAAGACGTGGAGGAAAGATCGTAGATGGCGCTTTTTTAACCATGACGGCGCGAATCGATGACGGGACACAGCCTAACCTGCTACTGCTTGCCTACGAATCACAACTATTACGTGCAAAGTCTGGCGCTGATCCCACGAGTATTCTTGGTTAGAGATCATCGAGAGGCGGAAACCTCTGGCGCCGACAGCTCAACGCGCCGGCTGGATAGGATGCAATATCTGCATAGGGATAATTCCCTTCGAAGGCCGCATATTTTACATACGCGACACAAAACTGATTTCACAGCAGGAAGTAATTAACCAGGGGGCAAAAAGCCGTTTCCCTGGAAGATTCGATCCTGCGTCTAGAGGCTGGATAGTTTCAGTCATGGAATGTGTGGAAAAACGTGGAAAGAAGGAGTTCTCCCTTCGCGAGATGTATGAGTTTGAGGGAAGCTTACAGAGGAGATTCCCAGGAAATCGGCACATAGGACCGAAAATCAGACAGCATCTGCAAGTCTTGCGCGATAAGCGATGGCTTTCGTTTCTTGGAAATGGTCGCTATAAGCTGGAGCAATAAAAATCGCCGTATCACAAAAATGGAGCCATGAAAGCTCGCGGGCTTTAAGTCGTCCTGTACACCGATCACGGTCGGCACACACACCACGGCATGCACGCCGCCGATTACGCCGCCCGTTCAAACGCAGATCGTAGGGCGCTGAAGCAGATGTACCCACTACATCCATTGAGCCAACTCCCCGCAGTTTGGCCACTCCATACTGGGGATTGCTGCGTTTGTCACATTCCGGCGGCGTTCTCTTGCGCACGCATCCCGCCGGCGCTATGAAGGCACCAAGGC
This genomic window from Gammaproteobacteria bacterium contains:
- a CDS encoding assimilatory sulfite reductase (NADPH) flavoprotein subunit, producing the protein MQLISLSEHSTPLTEEQADQLNRLVQSLSPQQVTWVSGFLAGINWAGQGVPQAQTAQAPQTGGQPRLTILYGSQTGNGETIARQIYDKAIARGFSASVKDMGDYKKNQLKNEQNLLLVVSTHGEGDPPDNAEELHAFLLSKKAPELKNLRYSVLALGDTSYENFCQTGQDFDKGLEALGAQRVYARGDCDVDYEETAEAWIEGALEGFAEFLQAPQGAVAGVAVQQAAAPGAKIASLYTKKNPFPAAVLENLVLNGRGSAKETRHVELSLEGSGLVFEPGDSLGVMPSNSPEFVAELIDTLKLYGNETVATFEGEMSLTNALSHAYEIAILTRPFLVRYAARSQSEKLLKLLDDGNKKALTAYIHGRDIIDLALQFPIESISADEFTGMLRKLPPRLYSIASSQQANPDEAHLTIAAVRYEAHGRPRKGVASSHCAERLAEGDTIPVYVDSNKNFKLPADGQAPVIMVGPGTGVAPFRAFIEERETLGAGGKNWLFFGDQHFTTDFLYQIDWQRWLKDKVLTRMDVAFSRDTDQKVYVQHRMLERSRDIYAWLQEGAYFYVCGDADRMAHDVHAALIDIVAREGGGLSARMAADYVKGLQRDKRYQRDVY
- a CDS encoding ribonucleoside-diphosphate reductase subunit alpha, encoding MLFELSTAPRTNTRPNGKPAVAAEIAAAAPGRYRVIRRNGKVTEFDRDKIKIAVTKAFLAVEGGNAAASGRIREAVDRLTERVTGALARNLPDGGIFHIEDIQDQVELALMRGEHYKVARAYVLYREEHARARAAHKVRARKANAQPALKVTLPDGSLKPLDIERLHRVVNEACRGTADVDPKPIIAETVRNLYEGVHEHEVGTALTLAARTLIEKEPNYTYVSARLLLDNLRREALSFLAAGHREATFEEMRGLYPRYFGEYVARAAELELLDAKLATEYDLDKLGAALKPERDHQFTYLGLQTLYDRYFLHAGGTHFELPQAFFMRVAMGLAINEIDREARAVEFYNLLSSFDLMSSTPTLFNAGTLRPQLSSCYLTTVPDDLYGIFESIQDDAMLSKFAGGLGNDWTRVRAMGSHIKGTNGKSQGIVPFLKVANDTAVAVNQGGKRKGAMCAYLETWHLDIEEFIQLRKNTGDERRRTHDMNTANWIPDLFLKRVIEDGQWTLFSPNETADLHDLYGRAFEQRYAEYEAQAARGEIRNFKQLNALDLWRKMLSMVYETGHPWMTFKDPCNLRSPQGHTGVVHCSNLCTEITLNTSDDEIAVCNLASVNLAAHVDNQGLDHKKMERTVATAMRMLDNVIDYNYYSVGKARAANLRHRPVGLGIMGFQDALYKLRIPYASDAAVEIADRSMEAISYYAIKASTDLACERGAYSSFSGSLWSQGVLPIDSIARLERERAGYLEMDRSSTLDWDTLRERVKTVGMRNSNTMAIAPTATISNICGVTQSIEPTYQNLFVKSNLSGEFTCINPFLVNDLKQRGLWDEVMVNDLKYYDGSVQAIDRVPAELKALYATAFEVDPEFLVEAGSRRQKWIDQAQSLNLYMAQPSGKKIDNLYRLAWTRGLKTTYYLRSLGATHVEKSTMSDGRASKLNAVPTNGAGNQDEPQACAIDDPDCEACQ
- a CDS encoding ribonucleotide-diphosphate reductase subunit beta, coding for MLNWDEPTGERHDYDANASRGNNRTPAELNSYSLSAGLAASPPAHVEIAVDDHGATGLEEVEMGAGRIRVDDKRIINCRADLNQLVPFKYKWAWQKYLDGCANHWMPQEINMNADIALWRSSGGLSNDERLILKRSLGFFASAESLIANNLVLAVYRHITNPECRQYLLRQAFEEAVHTHCFQYIVESLGLDEKEIFNMYREIPAVHEKAAWALPYTQSLGDPQFHTGTAETDQRLLRDLIAFYVIFEGIFFYGGFMQFLSFGRRNKMTGTAEQVQYILRDESMHLNFGIDLINQIKIENPHLWSESFKAEAQKMIREAAQLEIRYTQDSMPHGVLGLNAGMVNEYLHFIANRRCAQIGLSELWPGTENPFPWMSEMVDLNKEKNFFETRVTEYQTGGTLSWD